A single window of Montipora capricornis isolate CH-2021 chromosome 14, ASM3666992v2, whole genome shotgun sequence DNA harbors:
- the LOC138031275 gene encoding zinc finger MYM-type protein 3-like isoform X1, translating to MVMAEKKKGRPSRFRLPKSAYEEQVLADEAVPSSTKYKNKWALKLFREWQQQREMKVPILDPGGLFKDYELYKVTPVSCEIEDMDAISLNYWLTKFVREVAKDSGERYPPRTVYGIVCGVKRHLGDKNGDEALNPLDAHDKRYMTRITELFYSKNLSSILYWQGKSIIRIAEDPALVLALIT from the exons ATGGTTATGGctgagaagaagaaaggaagacCGAGTCGTTTTCGTTTGCCGAAAAGTGCATATGAGGAACAAGTCCTAGCTGATGAAGCTGTTCCATCTTCTACAAAGTACAAAAACAAATGGGCTTTAAAACTGTTTCGGGAATGGCAGCAGCAAAGGGAGATGAAAGTACCGATTTTAGATCCCGGTGGTCTTTTCAAAGATTATGAATTGTACAAGGTTACTCCTGTTAGTTGCGAAATAGAGGATATGGATGCCATATCTCTTAACTACTGGCTCACGAAGTTTGTAAGGGAAGTCGCCAAAGATTCAGGGGAAAGGTATCCACCCAGAACTGTGTACGGGATAGTGTGTGGTGTGAAGCGTCATTTGGGAGACAAAAATGGCGACGAAGCATTGAATCCACTTGATGCTCATGATAAAAG ATATATGACTAGAATAACCGAGCTATTTTATTCCAAAAATCTGTCAAGTATTCTTTACTGGCAAGGAAAAAGTATAATCCGTATCGCCGAGGACCCGGCCTTGGTGCTTGCTCTCATCACGTAA
- the LOC138031275 gene encoding zinc finger MYM-type protein 3-like isoform X2: MVMAEKKKGRPSRFRLPKSAYEEQVLADEAVPSSTKYKNKWALKLFREWQQQREMKVPILDPGGLFKDYELYKVTPVSCEIEDMDAISLNYWLTKFVREVAKDSGERYPPRTVYGIVCGVKRHLGDKNGDEALNPLDAHDKRSP; encoded by the coding sequence ATGGTTATGGctgagaagaagaaaggaagacCGAGTCGTTTTCGTTTGCCGAAAAGTGCATATGAGGAACAAGTCCTAGCTGATGAAGCTGTTCCATCTTCTACAAAGTACAAAAACAAATGGGCTTTAAAACTGTTTCGGGAATGGCAGCAGCAAAGGGAGATGAAAGTACCGATTTTAGATCCCGGTGGTCTTTTCAAAGATTATGAATTGTACAAGGTTACTCCTGTTAGTTGCGAAATAGAGGATATGGATGCCATATCTCTTAACTACTGGCTCACGAAGTTTGTAAGGGAAGTCGCCAAAGATTCAGGGGAAAGGTATCCACCCAGAACTGTGTACGGGATAGTGTGTGGTGTGAAGCGTCATTTGGGAGACAAAAATGGCGACGAAGCATTGAATCCACTTGATGCTCATGATAAAAG